One segment of Pan paniscus chromosome 20, NHGRI_mPanPan1-v2.0_pri, whole genome shotgun sequence DNA contains the following:
- the MIA gene encoding melanoma-derived growth regulatory protein, translated as MARSLVCLGVIILLSAFSGPGVRGGPMPKLADRKLCADQECSHPISMAVALQDYMAPDCRFLTIHRGQVVYVFSKLKGRGRLFWGGSVQGDYYGDLAARLGYFPSSIVREDQTLKPGKVDVKTDKWDFYCQ; from the exons ATGGCCCGGTCCCTGGTGTGCCTTGGTGTCATCATCTTGCTGTCTGCCTTCTCCGGACCTGGTGTCAGGGGTGGCCCTATGCCCAAGCTGGCTGACCGGAAGCTGTGTGCGGACCAGGAGTGCAGCC ACCCTATCTCCATGGCTGTGGCCCTTCAGGACTACATGGCCCCCGACTGCCGATTCCTGACCATTCACCGGGGCCAAGTGGTGTATGTCTTCTCCAAGCTGAAGGGCCGTGGGCGGCTTTTCTGGGGAGGCAGC GTTCAGGGAGATTACTATGGAGATCTGGCTGCTCGCCTGGGCTATTTCCCCAGTAGCATTGTCCGAGAGGACCAGACCCTGAAACCTGGCAAAGTCGATGTGAAGACAGAC aaATGGGATTTCTACTGCCAGTGA